From the genome of Acropora palmata chromosome 4, jaAcrPala1.3, whole genome shotgun sequence, one region includes:
- the LOC141879571 gene encoding dorsal-ventral patterning tolloid-like protein 1 produces MATVCPHGITNITREISGEFVYPSSGTYGANETKCWRIEVPKPYVGIGIIYHRFEIEECLDCECDTFSATDSYEDLRDGKCGRYSPDYLNYYNRLQGTMSTLEELDGQNVYLRLKTDDSIHHSGIKISFIIKSDSPDSGQQTFLNVSSGQISTPKFGSKNYPANFDWEWYLLASEGHQIEIKFESFELEQSEQCQNDYLEIREAYYQDPNLSEEIQGVFGAVLARPMCGTDSPREIHSAGNMVWVHFHSDSNDTTTYKGFKATFTSSKYNPSIL; encoded by the exons ATGGCTACAGTTTGCCCGCATGGCATTACCAACATCACAAGGGAAATTAGCGGTGAATTTGTGTACCCTAGTTCTGGAACATACGGCGCCAATGAGACAAAATGCTGGAGAATTGAAGTCCCCAAGCCTTATGTTGGCATCGGGATTATTTATCATCG TTTTGAGATCGAAGAGTGTCTTGACTGTGAATGCGACACTTTCAGTGCCACGGATTCTTACGAAGATCTGAGGGACGGAAAGTGCGGGCGATACAGTCCCGACTATTTGAATTACTATAACCGGCTTCAAGGGACAATGTCGACGCTTGAAGAGTTAGACGGACAAAATGTGTATCTACGGCTCAAAACGGACGACTCCATCCACCACAGCGGAATCAAAATCTCGTTTATTATTAAGTCAGATAGTC CTGACAGTGGACAACAGACATTCCTAAATGTATCTAGTGGCCAGATTAGCACTCCAAAATTTGGCTCGAAGAACTACCCAGCGAATTTCGATTGGGAGTGGTATCTTCTGGCATCCGAAGGACATCAAATTGAGATCAAGTTTGAGTCGTTTGAATTGGAACAAAGCGAGCAATGCCAAAACGACTACCTGGAGATCAGAGAGGCGTACTACCAGGACCCAAACCTTTCAGAAGAAATTCAAGGCGTTTTTGGCGCGGTCCTTGCGAGACCAATGTGTGGCACTGATTCACCGAGGGAAATTCACAGCGCTGGAAACATGGTCTGGGTACATTTTCACAGCGATAGTAATGACACTACCACATACAAGGGATTCAAGGCTACTTTTACATCAAGTAAGTACAACCCTTCGATATTGTAG
- the LOC141878552 gene encoding uncharacterized protein LOC141878552 isoform X2, translating to MRGLSTMAETRAKIKTVQEKHLDRLLAWPNVTAVDINYKTKGGLKTDRLCLVIWVRKKKPLSEIPAREVLPREIDGVPVDVFEGEATLGEGFSWPS from the exons ATGAGAG GTTTATCAACCATGGCCGAAACTagagcaaaaattaaaactgtgCAAGAAAAGCATTTGGATCGCCTCCTTGCTTGGCCCAATGTGACTGCAGTGGACATTaactacaaaacaaaaggTGGCCTGAAGACAGATCGACTCTGCCTTGTGATTTGGGTGAGGAAGAAAAAGCCTTTATCGGAGATACCTGCAAGAGAGGTTCTACCAAGGGAAATTGATGGCGTTCCTGTGGACGTGTTTGAGGGGGAAGCAACTTTAGGCGAGGGATTCAGTTGGCCCTCTTAA
- the LOC141878552 gene encoding uncharacterized protein LOC141878552 isoform X1 yields the protein MRIIRITERGLSTMAETRAKIKTVQEKHLDRLLAWPNVTAVDINYKTKGGLKTDRLCLVIWVRKKKPLSEIPAREVLPREIDGVPVDVFEGEATLGEGFSWPS from the exons ATGAGGATTATAAG GATTACAGAACGAG GTTTATCAACCATGGCCGAAACTagagcaaaaattaaaactgtgCAAGAAAAGCATTTGGATCGCCTCCTTGCTTGGCCCAATGTGACTGCAGTGGACATTaactacaaaacaaaaggTGGCCTGAAGACAGATCGACTCTGCCTTGTGATTTGGGTGAGGAAGAAAAAGCCTTTATCGGAGATACCTGCAAGAGAGGTTCTACCAAGGGAAATTGATGGCGTTCCTGTGGACGTGTTTGAGGGGGAAGCAACTTTAGGCGAGGGATTCAGTTGGCCCTCTTAA